The genomic DNA CTCTAGAGAACCGTTTCCATTAAATATGAGCACAGCTATTTCAGAGGCTCGTGCATTGAATTTTGGTAACACATCGAGATCGCTTTTCGCTCAAAAGTTATCTTGTTCAATATTAAAGCAAAggagaataaattattctggTTCTCAAGTTTTACTGCGTAATACAGGATAACACACttcgtgaaagaaaaaaaaaaaaaaaactaaagataTCGAGAATAATGAAACCTTCGCGAACATAAACTGAATTACATTGATCACATAGACGAGTGAGGGAATTTCTATACCAAACAAGCGGAATTTATTTGTGCTAGCAGAGGAATGCCACTACGTGAATTGTACTGCTTAACGATGCAGATAATACTGACTCTGGAATGCTATTACTTAATTGCAATCATCACCGAGTGAGCGCTGCAATGATCCAAGCGGTGATTTACTTAGCTGTCGTCCTGTCAGGTATATGAACTAATTGCACGCGAGTGGTTGTAAGAAGCGATTCCGTACACCGTGTGCaagaattatttcacttttgtttgttgtttcgtaACAAGATAAGCCGCTACAACTGATAAGCTGATGGGCTATTGTGAGGGTCACGAGGATATCGAAATAAATTGTTGGGTATGTTAGATATACTTGCCATGTGTCGACACAATCCAATTGATAGAagtgtttttgtatttttagcaTCTTAATCGGTAAACGAATTCGTATCGCATGTACTCATTTTCGTGTGATAATTGCTGGCCTGAATCATATTGCAAACTCAGTCGAAAACGTGGAAATTTTCGGTGGTTGAGACGGAGTAAATATATCGTTGGATAAAAAAAGCCGAATTCGAGCTGAATTCATCGAGAAGCCACGAAGTGGCAAGAAACCTCAAATACTGAAACTTGTTCGTGTATTTAGTCGAccgatttgtttgtttattcatgGAAGACTAGCGGAGGAGGTGAGGGTTGCCGGTGGCTGCCGTGCGCCAAGTTATTAACAATGCAAATGGCAGTTCACCGTAACttcgaaataattcaaaagcTATGCCGCGTGtaaagataattaaaaaaaaaataaaattgcccAATCGtgaatcttcaaattttctaacctaacctcaatCAGCCATTAAACTTCATATCGTTCCACGTGgactcatcgtcagcgacgacCAATTGAACATATATATTCCCAGGAAAAGTCAAGCCTCAATTTTTGATCTTGGGCGGTACGTTGACGGCTTAGGTACATCCTACCTATAATACCTTTCTAAAAAAATCGACCCTACGAGTGATTGATGGCGATGATAGCGGTCCTAGTTGGGGTGAAATCTACGATTTTACGACGGCTACACTTAAGAGGGTGTCCATTCATCCGAAATTTCCTCACTGCCTGAACGCACATCACGCTGTCATTGAAATTCACTTTTGCGTACGGGTACTTGAGTTGCTGGCGATAAATCTCTATTCAGCACTAAAATCTATTCTAAAGTGTGTCCGGAGAAATGTTACTTGAATATACCGCATAAAAGACGTTTCAGTCACATATAAATCGTATATACATTCATCAATATGTGTCTACAACAGCTGTCTAATCAGtatcgattaaaaaattgagcaGAAGACGTCGTCACTGCATCGCCACGCATCGACAATTCATACGATAGCTCGGAAAGACTATATCGCAATCGCGTACACTCGGTAACTAATTTGCGCTACGAACACTTGCAGAATTGAAGCAAGGTCGTCATGCATCAAGTGTTGTTTACTCGAAGAACTACTCCAGTCTGGGAATTATGGGTAGAGGCTGCTCCATTCTCGAGCAGATATGTCGGAGTAATTTGCAGCGTCACACCTGTAATCTAGTGAAGTGTTGTTGACGagtgattcttttttattttgatgtgcatgaaaaatcgaaaataatgtGATAAACGCGTACTTATAATACACACCTGCACAAATCGTGAGGCAATTGTACAGTTTACGATCTCCTCGTGCAGAGTggttgaaattattgtaacaagTTGACCTGGCTCAGCTCTCAACAACTTGATACTTGTTGTTAGTTTCAGTCAAGAAACGCGACAGTTTGATGCGATATCACTAATCATATTATTAAGAACGAGATCGCCCAGAAATCGAGGAAATCATGGAGTGTTGTTCAACTCTAATGTTGAGTGTTTTGGCAGGTCTTGTGGGAGTTTACTATCTGGTATATAGAAATATGACTTACTTCAAGAGGAAGGGAATCCCGTATGTAAAGGGGGTACCATTCCTCGGAAACATGGGTCCAGTAGTTTTCAAGCAAATGTCTTTCGCCGAGAACGTGCAACGATTATACAATGTTAAACGAGACGTGAAGTACGTCGGGATTTTTGACTTCGTGAACCCAGTGGTGATGCTGCGTGATCCTGAACTGATAAAATCAATGACTATAAAGAATTTCGATAACTTTCAAGACCACAGAAATTTCATTGACGAAGTCCTCGACCCACTTCttgcgaaaaatttattctttctccAGGGGGAACGCTGGCGAGACATGCGGTCTCTTCTCAGTCCGGCATTTACGTCTAGCAAGATGAAGTTGATGTTCAAATTGGTGTCCCAATGCGGTGGTGACCTCGCGGATTATCTAATCGCAAAAGCTTCGCTGGAGCCAATTGAGATAGAGATGAAAG from Diprion similis isolate iyDipSimi1 chromosome 2, iyDipSimi1.1, whole genome shotgun sequence includes the following:
- the LOC124416330 gene encoding cytochrome P450 9e2-like, giving the protein MECCSTLMLSVLAGLVGVYYLVYRNMTYFKRKGIPYVKGVPFLGNMGPVVFKQMSFAENVQRLYNVKRDVKYVGIFDFVNPVVMLRDPELIKSMTIKNFDNFQDHRNFIDEVLDPLLAKNLFFLQGERWRDMRSLLSPAFTSSKMKLMFKLVSQCGGDLADYLIAKASLEPIEIEMKDVFTRYTNDVIATSAFGITVDSLKDRNNEFYAMGEKATNFSGMKTIKLFITFHGTP